One Flavobacteriales bacterium genomic window carries:
- a CDS encoding PorT family protein, translated as MKQRILVLGLLILTSASFHAQSGEFHVGARYAMGVSDIVSDGLDETTGKLAFNAGFAGLYELSNSLALGVDILGSWKGAKESGDEYAGDDVFGNPVYRDYKGKYKFIDLEVPLMASYRFLEGNFQIGVLAGVATNFNLVALQSRTYDNENYNEDNGFENAKLNNMEAAHFSHVLGLGFHVGSEDEQRFFFEVRNIGGLSDFGTIDSQGAQHNRIELGIGYYL; from the coding sequence ATGAAACAGCGCATTCTTGTACTTGGATTATTGATATTGACCTCTGCTTCATTCCATGCTCAATCGGGCGAATTCCACGTGGGGGCCAGATACGCCATGGGGGTATCTGATATCGTCTCTGACGGATTGGATGAGACCACTGGTAAGCTTGCATTCAATGCGGGTTTTGCTGGGCTCTACGAGCTGAGTAACTCCCTAGCACTCGGTGTGGACATACTAGGTTCCTGGAAGGGTGCTAAGGAGTCCGGGGACGAATATGCCGGTGATGATGTCTTCGGTAACCCCGTATACCGGGATTACAAAGGCAAGTACAAATTCATCGACCTCGAAGTCCCTCTAATGGCCTCCTATAGATTCTTGGAAGGGAACTTTCAGATCGGGGTCTTGGCCGGTGTTGCGACCAACTTCAATCTCGTTGCTTTACAGAGTCGCACTTATGACAATGAGAACTATAACGAGGACAACGGATTTGAGAATGCTAAGCTGAACAATATGGAAGCGGCCCATTTCAGTCATGTACTCGGACTTGGATTTCATGTGGGCTCTGAGGATGAGCAGCGCTTCTTCTTCGAGGTAAGGAACATAGGAGGCCTTTCTGATTTCGGCACGATCGATTCTCAAGGAGCACAACATAACCGCATCGAATTGGGTATCGGATATTACCTCTGA
- the ybeY gene encoding rRNA maturation RNase YbeY — protein sequence MGASPIRFVPLDIDFALRDEAHIAHWLTRVAEGEDFFIGRLTYQFCSDGHLLEINRTHLKHDYYTDIITFDTSRPPVLSGEVFISLDRVRANAADMGKDVQVELYRVMVHGLLHLMGYADASEEDKAQMRSLEDNALRMLH from the coding sequence ATGGGGGCCTCCCCTATCCGTTTCGTTCCACTTGATATAGATTTCGCCCTACGCGATGAGGCACATATAGCTCATTGGTTGACCCGCGTGGCAGAGGGCGAGGACTTTTTCATCGGCCGATTGACCTATCAGTTCTGCAGCGATGGGCATCTCTTGGAGATCAACCGTACCCACCTGAAGCACGACTACTATACCGACATCATCACCTTTGACACCTCACGACCCCCCGTCCTATCGGGAGAGGTCTTCATCTCCCTCGATCGGGTGCGGGCGAATGCGGCCGATATGGGTAAGGATGTGCAGGTCGAGCTCTATCGGGTCATGGTGCATGGTCTACTGCATTTAATGGGATACGCTGACGCCTCAGAAGAAGATAAGGCCCAGATGCGCAGCCTGGAGGACAATGCACTTCGCATGCTTCACTGA
- a CDS encoding NAD-binding protein → MLDSYDIIVVGGGHAGNEAAAAAANLGSRVLLVTMNMGTIGQMSCNPAMGGVAKGQIVREIDALGGYSGIVSDRSAIQFRML, encoded by the coding sequence GTGCTTGATAGCTATGACATAATCGTAGTAGGTGGTGGGCATGCCGGCAACGAGGCCGCTGCTGCGGCAGCAAACCTGGGCTCCAGGGTGCTCTTAGTGACCATGAACATGGGCACTATCGGACAGATGAGCTGCAATCCAGCGATGGGTGGAGTGGCCAAGGGGCAGATCGTACGAGAGATCGATGCCTTGGGTGGATATTCCGGTATCGTATCCGACCGTTCGGCCATTCAATTCCGCATGCTCA
- a CDS encoding ATP-binding protein translates to MSELLEERTFEFPSEIENINIVERFIDEVCDTYKVGEENYGNILIALTEAVNNAISHGNRRDPSKTVSLTFRPAADELVFIIEDEGPGFDYNNLPDPTAPENIEQPNGRGVYLMRHLADEVTFDETGSTVELKFHHKTPIEVA, encoded by the coding sequence ATGAGCGAATTATTGGAAGAAAGGACCTTTGAATTTCCTTCTGAGATCGAGAACATCAACATCGTTGAGCGTTTCATCGATGAGGTATGTGATACCTACAAGGTGGGTGAGGAGAACTACGGGAATATCCTGATCGCTCTGACAGAGGCGGTCAACAATGCCATCTCCCACGGGAACCGGAGAGATCCTTCCAAAACGGTCTCCTTGACCTTCCGCCCTGCAGCGGATGAGCTTGTTTTCATCATCGAGGATGAAGGCCCTGGTTTCGACTATAACAACCTTCCCGACCCTACTGCTCCGGAGAATATCGAGCAACCCAACGGTCGTGGGGTCTATCTCATGCGCCACTTGGCCGATGAGGTCACCTTTGACGAGACCGGCTCTACGGTGGAGCTCAAATTCCACCACAAGACTCCGATCGAAGTCGCTTGA
- a CDS encoding DUF4175 family protein produces the protein MLKAVAPSNMADNYQILIDKLDSFIRKYYKNQVLRGVIYAVGIIVASFLLVALLEYFGRFGVVPRTIMFWSLVLSMVYVLGRFVFLPLFKLYRLGDTLSYEEASRIIGVHFSEVEDRLLNTLQLKQNTLTQGSPDISLVEASIDQKARALSPVPFNNAIDLGSNKRYLKYALPPLAILLVILVAAPSVVKDSTQRIIRHDQEFVEEAPFRFVLQNHSLEVPSGENLDIQLHIEGEAFPTDVRIILDNGSRFQMEKTDPVNYSYQLRNIQENTVLQFEAGGFNSVPYTVKVLPKPILLGFQVTLDYPRYTGLKDEILRNSGDLNVPQGTRVKWSFDTRDTDELAIRMGQERHRPESSSAGFYEFSQTLMQSTAYTVSTSNDYLTNPDSITYSVQVTPDLYPEIDIQEQADSLNDRNIYFSGEVRDDYGFSKLAFNYRHITDREDSLVNAGLQRLIIPLSPGLTAERFYHSFSMDLIDIRAGESVEYYFEVWDNDGVNGAKSTRTRASVYEAPTEEELAALHEQNSQEIKDNLEKSIKDAKELQKAVDDVRRDLLEKKELDWQDKKRIEKLLEQQKKLEQQVQQAQQQNEQSMQQQQRFEQVNEKILQKQQKLQELFEQVMSPEMQEMMAELQRLMEEMDPDKLEEQLEKMELTNEDIEAELDRNLELFKQMEFELKAEEIKQKLDELAEKQEDLADKTAKEEADPEQLKEEQDALNEEYEKLKEEMEKLSELNDELEEKNEMDMMGLEEEVSEDMENSSESLEQGDNQDASDSQQDASEKMQQMSQMMASMAGGGQEQQQEDMDALRALLENIIELSFDQEEVMNSYKGLETDDPKYKTHNQTQRKLKDDAVVIKDSLQALAKRVVQIQPIVTKEINSVNQNMDRSIELLADRRTPEANSRQQYVMTSLNNLALLLDEALQQMQQQMASSMPGTGNCQKPGGSGQGKPKPGKGNSMSQMQKAMQQRLEQLQKGMTPGKGKAGPGRFGMSEQLARTAAEQAAIRRELEKMSQELNQDGSGAGNELKEIAKQMEETEKDIVNMQITRQTLERQQEILTRLLKSEKAEREREQDNKRISNEAQNYELSSPENFFEYQRAKQKEVELLRTVPPSLKPYYKNKVNEYFLNFDQP, from the coding sequence TTGCTTAAGGCGGTAGCCCCATCCAATATGGCAGATAATTATCAGATACTGATCGACAAGCTTGATTCATTCATACGCAAGTATTACAAGAATCAAGTGCTCCGCGGAGTGATCTATGCGGTGGGAATTATCGTGGCTAGCTTCCTGTTGGTGGCCCTGCTTGAGTATTTCGGGAGATTCGGAGTCGTTCCGCGTACCATAATGTTCTGGTCCCTGGTCCTCTCCATGGTGTATGTCCTCGGTCGTTTCGTGTTCCTGCCCCTGTTCAAACTCTATCGGCTGGGTGACACCCTCAGCTATGAGGAGGCCTCTAGGATCATCGGTGTGCACTTCAGTGAGGTGGAGGACCGCCTGCTCAATACTCTTCAGCTGAAGCAGAATACCCTCACTCAAGGGTCACCGGATATTTCATTGGTAGAGGCAAGTATCGATCAGAAAGCCCGTGCATTGAGCCCTGTTCCCTTCAACAATGCCATAGACCTGGGCTCTAATAAGCGCTATCTCAAGTATGCCCTTCCCCCATTGGCCATTCTACTGGTCATCCTGGTAGCAGCACCCAGTGTGGTGAAGGACAGTACCCAACGAATCATCCGGCATGATCAAGAATTCGTTGAAGAGGCTCCCTTCCGGTTCGTTCTGCAAAACCACTCGTTGGAAGTGCCTTCGGGTGAAAATCTGGATATCCAGTTACATATCGAGGGCGAGGCCTTTCCGACCGATGTGCGCATCATCCTAGACAATGGGAGTAGATTCCAGATGGAAAAGACCGACCCGGTCAACTATAGTTACCAGCTACGTAACATCCAAGAAAACACGGTGCTCCAATTCGAAGCTGGTGGTTTCAACTCAGTCCCCTACACCGTCAAAGTACTTCCCAAGCCCATCCTGCTCGGTTTCCAAGTCACCTTGGACTATCCCAGATACACTGGATTGAAAGATGAGATCCTAAGGAACAGTGGTGACTTGAATGTGCCTCAAGGAACCCGGGTGAAATGGAGCTTTGATACCCGGGATACCGATGAACTGGCGATCCGCATGGGTCAAGAGCGCCACCGCCCAGAATCGAGCAGCGCAGGCTTCTATGAATTCTCACAGACCCTAATGCAAAGCACTGCCTATACCGTAAGCACCTCAAATGATTATCTGACCAACCCTGACAGTATCACCTACTCGGTACAGGTGACCCCCGACCTTTACCCAGAGATCGACATTCAAGAGCAGGCCGACAGCCTGAACGATCGAAACATCTATTTCAGTGGTGAGGTCAGGGACGACTATGGATTCTCTAAGCTAGCCTTCAATTACCGCCACATCACCGACCGCGAGGATAGTTTGGTCAACGCAGGCCTCCAACGCCTGATCATTCCTCTATCCCCGGGTCTGACCGCTGAGCGCTTCTATCATTCCTTCTCTATGGACCTGATCGACATTCGTGCAGGTGAGTCGGTCGAGTATTATTTCGAGGTGTGGGACAACGATGGAGTGAATGGTGCAAAATCCACCCGCACCCGCGCTTCGGTCTACGAAGCCCCAACTGAAGAAGAGCTGGCCGCGCTTCATGAGCAGAACAGTCAGGAAATCAAGGATAACCTTGAGAAGAGCATCAAGGATGCGAAAGAGCTACAAAAGGCTGTTGACGATGTGCGCAGAGACCTCTTGGAGAAAAAGGAGCTCGATTGGCAGGACAAGAAACGTATCGAGAAGCTCTTAGAACAACAGAAGAAACTGGAGCAACAGGTGCAGCAGGCGCAGCAGCAGAACGAACAGTCTATGCAGCAACAACAGCGCTTTGAACAAGTGAACGAGAAGATCCTTCAGAAACAGCAAAAACTACAGGAGCTCTTCGAACAGGTCATGAGCCCCGAGATGCAGGAGATGATGGCCGAATTACAACGCCTCATGGAAGAGATGGATCCAGATAAGCTCGAGGAGCAACTGGAGAAAATGGAACTGACCAATGAGGATATCGAGGCCGAATTGGACCGCAATCTGGAACTCTTCAAGCAAATGGAATTCGAGCTGAAGGCCGAGGAGATCAAGCAGAAGTTGGACGAGTTGGCCGAAAAACAGGAAGACCTGGCGGATAAGACCGCTAAGGAAGAGGCCGATCCGGAGCAACTGAAAGAGGAACAGGACGCGCTGAACGAGGAGTATGAGAAACTCAAAGAGGAGATGGAGAAGCTCTCCGAGCTCAATGACGAGCTGGAAGAGAAGAACGAGATGGACATGATGGGCCTCGAAGAGGAGGTATCAGAAGATATGGAGAACAGCTCTGAATCACTGGAGCAAGGAGATAACCAGGACGCCTCTGATTCACAACAGGATGCTTCAGAAAAGATGCAGCAGATGTCCCAGATGATGGCGAGCATGGCCGGTGGTGGTCAGGAACAACAACAAGAGGATATGGATGCCTTGCGCGCATTATTGGAAAATATCATCGAGCTTTCCTTCGACCAAGAAGAGGTCATGAACTCGTATAAAGGCTTGGAAACGGACGACCCGAAATACAAGACCCACAACCAGACCCAGCGCAAATTGAAGGACGATGCGGTGGTGATCAAAGACTCGCTTCAAGCATTGGCCAAGCGTGTGGTCCAGATACAACCCATCGTCACCAAAGAGATCAACTCGGTCAATCAGAACATGGACAGATCCATCGAATTGCTGGCCGACCGAAGGACCCCTGAGGCCAATTCCCGTCAGCAATACGTCATGACCTCACTCAATAATCTGGCATTGTTGCTGGATGAGGCTTTGCAACAGATGCAACAGCAGATGGCTTCCAGTATGCCCGGTACGGGGAATTGTCAGAAGCCTGGTGGAAGCGGTCAGGGTAAGCCCAAGCCCGGTAAAGGGAACAGTATGAGCCAGATGCAGAAGGCCATGCAGCAACGTCTGGAACAGCTTCAGAAGGGCATGACCCCCGGCAAGGGGAAGGCGGGACCGGGTAGGTTCGGAATGAGCGAGCAATTGGCCCGTACCGCTGCTGAACAAGCCGCCATTCGCAGAGAGCTTGAGAAGATGTCCCAAGAGCTCAATCAGGATGGTAGCGGAGCTGGGAATGAGCTCAAAGAGATCGCCAAGCAGATGGAGGAGACCGAAAAGGATATCGTCAACATGCAGATCACCCGCCAGACCTTGGAGCGTCAGCAGGAGATACTCACCCGACTGCTCAAGAGCGAGAAGGCAGAACGCGAACGCGAACAGGATAACAAGCGCATATCCAACGAAGCTCAGAACTATGAACTCAGCTCGCCAGAGAACTTCTTCGAGTACCAGCGCGCCAAGCAGAAAGAGGTTGAATTGTTACGAACAGTTCCGCCTTCATTGAAGCCATATTACAAGAATAAGGTCAATGAATATTTCCTTAATTTCGACCAACCATGA